A region of Toxorhynchites rutilus septentrionalis strain SRP chromosome 1, ASM2978413v1, whole genome shotgun sequence DNA encodes the following proteins:
- the LOC129761545 gene encoding uncharacterized protein LOC129761545, translated as MNLITLITYLSLGIASAGSINITDPSSTDPFFVSTVASILLSNFQTPFSPTLISYASEAASLLGLVSDVLSTISGRLVIRLDQFSESKHVNYVLFFDGYFSFRRILQNVGIQDDPITGRCLLVYSGTQFNDKMARQIFSDLWNSRSADVDLIWNNGSRAEVWTYFPYTKPFCGSVKPLLLRSFRSNETNSHLHLFPSKTNSFKGCPLKVGSFPIAPFIIFEDDDPDELRGIEGDLLKLLAEKLDFTISIIEPANETLWGSEDGENSTGLVRLIYDEEVEFGISAMGITAGKNAFLKPGVSHHVAKLVLVVPPGREFSAFEKLFRPLAANSWATIGAYTGVAVVVITVLEFNPIPVREFVYGRGVRTPYLNLFRIMIGCEISPTPGRNFSRFLFVSWSLFGYWIRTVYLGSLFLCLQNSHSYPPMSTLEEFRSSGANLYTITPLLQMFDSFPEIMPRVRELPSKTNIMAVHIKWMLENPSVRDVLFCSTDFAARHNKLYRWTGQSIAITREMVASYTMAIYYPKRSILTDRFDYEIMRFQAAGLFTVWINRYGDYNFFQKEIINKVPDRLSNSHILGAYEIYANRIQTNGTTRPLSNMLLALLLLTFAPLHPSSQDLSHLTPLTEHSPLSEATADIISRFYTVESNQIFIRRRASDPNNVYTHRDIVNEIVLHTEPRITVQLETYRSAILNQSRKHNVFLVDDYEAFRRISEGMKIRTYDYTGYFLVIVSDSAKKGFNTVQMIMNDLWSHYILNVAVLMMYADVPKKVYYYTYFPYGKDYCEQVRPRLWKVFDGHRWTESPKNAFFPDKLKNFHSCPLKAATFDIPPFMMLQYGSDGKVASTDGLEGIVTRVLSQQLNFTVDIVVVDPPDWGITATRGMSTGASKYVRDRIVNFTIGYWSTTLDRNRYMGNTFTHYTSLITTVVPPGYPYTSLEQLLLPFKYIIWSCLVTILLIAAIVIWTLKTRSPKVQRFVFGRSTTTPLLNTVNIFLGGSLPRSPGRNFSRTLLAVWLLYGIVIRSSYTSELFNFLQLQPNKSTPRLVTDYIAQDYQIRMARNYTYVFDAFPYIIPHLRETTLQQFFAHHVDELQLPSTRYVMLMPIESAAFYNRFFVKQGKPMRVSGDRVYSSKLTIYSQRAAPVLRPFDRVLRQLISGGLIDQWASFFYQPVFLKVEHGSDEPRPMTVLQVMGCLKLLAAGLGFSVLVFGIECVVGRVKSGRRSKKSH; from the exons ATGAATTTGATTACACTTATAACGTACCTTTCGCTGGGTATAGCATCCGCCGGGTCTATCAACATCACCGACCCGTCATCGACGGACCCATTCTTCGTTTCGACTGTGGCCTCGATTCTACTGTCGAACTTTCAAACCCCTTTCTCACCAACATTGATCAGTTACGCTTCTGAAGCAGCATCGCTGCTTGGGCTAGTCAGCGACGTGCTGAGCACTATCAGTGGTCGTTTAGTGATAAGACTCGATCAGTTCAGTGAATCGAAGCACGTCAACTACGTTCTATTCTTCGACGGGTACTTCTCCTTCAGGAGGATACTGCAAAACGTCGGCATCCAGGATGATCCAATCACGGGTCGATGCTTACTGGTGTACAGCGGGACGCAGTTCAACGACAAGATGGCACGACAGATCTTCAGCGATCTCTGGAACAGTCGCAGTGCCGATGTGGATTTGATTTGGAACAATGGAAGTCGGGCGGAGGTTTGGACGTATTTTCCGTACACGAAGCCGTTTTGTGGATCCGTTAAGCCGCTGCTGCTGCGAAGCTTCCGATCGAATGAAACGAACTCCCATCTGCATTTGTTTCCGAGCAAAACGAACAGCTTCAAGGGTTGTCCACTGAAGGTTGGCAGCTTCCCGATCGCTCCCTTTATAATATTTGAAGATGACGACCCGGACGAACTCCGTGGGATAGAAGGAGATTTGCTGAAGTTGTTGGCGGAGAAGTTGGACTTCACGATCAGCATCATTGAACCAGCTAACGAGACACTGTGGGGAAGTGAAGATGGTGAGAACAGCACCGGTCTCGTTCGACTGATTTACGACGAAGAGGTAGAGTTTGGGATCAGTGCTATGGGCATCACGGCGGGGAAGAATGCTTTTCTCAAGCCCGGAGTATCACATCATGTGGCCAAGCTGGTGCTAGTGGTTCCACCCGGGCGAGAGTTTTCCGCCTTCGAGAAGCTTTTTCGACCACTTGCGGCCAACAGTTGGGCCACGATTGGGGCCTATACCGGTGTGGCAGTGGTGGTTATCACGGTGCTCGAGTTCAATCCAATCCCGGTTCGGGAATTTGTCTACGGGCGGGGCGTTCGGACGCCATATCTAAATCTGTTTCGGATTATGATCGGCTGTGAAATTTCTCCAACTCCGGGACGGAATTTCTCACGCTTTCTTTTCGTCTCATGGTCGCTCTTCGGCTATTGGATTCGAACCGTATATTTGGGTTCTCTATTTCTGTGCCTGCAGAATAGTCATAGCTACCCTCCGATGAGTACACTGGAAGAATTTAGGAGTTCGGGTGCAAATTTATATACGATCACTCCTTTGCTGCAGATGTTCGATAGTTTCCCGGAAATCATGCCACGTGTTCGTGAGCTACCTTCGAAAACGAATATCATGGCGGTGCATATCAAATGGATGCTGGAAAATCCGAGCGTCAGAGATGTGCTCTTCTGTTCGACAGATTTCGCTGCTCGCCACAACAAATTGTACCGCTGGACAGGACAGTCCATCGCAATCACCCGAGAGATGGTAGCCTCGTATACAATGGCAATCTACTACCCGAAAAGGTCGATATTGACAGATCGATTCGATTACGAAATTATGCGGTTTCAAGCCGCCGGGTTGTTCACGGTGTGGATCAATCGATACGGAGATTATAACTTTTTCCAGAAGGAAATCATCAACAAAGTACCGGATCGGCTAAGCAACAGTCATATTTTGGGTGCATATGAGATTTATGCA AATCGCATTCAAACCAACGGAACAACTCGACCGCTCTCCAATATGTTGTTGGCGCTGCTTCTACTCACTTTTGCACCTCTCCATCCATCCAGTCAAGATTTATCTCATCTCACACCGCTCACCGAGCATTCCCCGCTGAGCGAGGCTACAGCTGACATAATATCACGATTCTACACGGTCGAAAGCAACCAAATCTTTATCCGTCGACGTGCTAGCGATCCCAACAATGTGTACACTCATCGCGATATCGTTAACGAGATCGTACTCCATACCGAACCACGAATCACCGTCCAGCTGGAAACCTATCGGAGCGCCATCCTGAATCAATCCCGGAAGCACAATGTGTTTCTTGTGGATGACTACGAAGCCTTCCGAAGGATCAGTGAGGGAATGAAAATTCGTACCTACGACTACACCGGGTATTTCCTGGTGATTGTGAGCGATTCGGCGAAGAAAGGCTTCAACACGGTTCAGATGATCATGAATGATCTGTGGTCCCACTATATCCTGAACGTGGCCGTTTTGATGATGTATGCAGATGTTCCGAAAAAGGTATATTACTACACGTACTTCCCATATGGCAAAGACTACTGCGAACAGGTCCGACCCAGACTCTGGAAAGTTTTCGATGGGCACCGATGGACGGAAAGTCCGAAGAATGCATTCTTCCCAGACAAGCTGAAAAATTTTCATAGTTGCCCCCTGAAAGCGGCAACGTTCGACATTCCACCGTTTATGATGCTGCAATACGGAAGTGATGGAAAGGTTGCGTCTACAGATGGATTGGAAGGAATTGTTACGAGAGTTCTGAGCCAGCAGCTGAACTTTACTGTGGACATTGTTGTTGTGGATCCTCCAGATTGGGGAATTACTGCGACGCGAGGTATGAGTACAGGTGCAAGTAAATAT GTTCGCGATCGCATTGTGAACTTCACCATAGGATACTGGTCAACGACCTTGGACAGGAATCGATACATGGGAAACACTTTCACCCACTACACCTCTTTGATCACCACTGTAGTACCCCCCGGTTATCCGTACACATCGCTAGAGCAGCTTCTACTCCCTTTCAAGTACATCATATGGTCTTGCCTAGTAACCATACTGCTGATCGCGGCAATCGTCATTTGGACTCTCAAGACACGAAGCCCAAAAGTACAGCGCTTTGTTTTTGGACGCTCGACAACCACTCCGTTACTGAACACCGTAAACATTTTCCTAGGCGGATCACTTCCCCGTTCACCGGGGCGCAATTTCTCCCGCACTCTCCTCGCAGTGTGGCTCCTCTACGGCATAGTGATCCGCTCCTCATACACCAGCGAACTGTTCAACTTCCTTCAGCTACAACCTAACAAATCCACCCCGAGATTAGTCACGGACTACATCGCCCAGGACTACCAAATCCGAATGGCTCGCAACTACACGTACGTTTTCGACGCCTTCCCTTACATAATCCCGCACCTCCGAGAGACCACCCTGCAGCAGTTCTTCGCCCACCATGTTGACGAACTACAGCTGCCCTCCACGCGGTACGTGATGCTGATGCCGATCGAGTCGGCTGCCTTCTACAACCGGTTCTTCGTCAAACAAGGCAAACCAATGCGCGTTTCCGGTGACCGGGTGTACTCGTCGAAACTGACGATATACTCCCAGCGTGCGGCACCGGTACTGCGTCCGTTCGATCGGGTTCTCCGTCAGTTGATCTCTGGCGGTTTGATTGACCAGTGGGCGTCGTTTTTCTACCAACCGGTGTTCTTGAAGGTGGAACACGGATCGGATGAACCGCGGCCGATGACCGTGCTGCAAGTGATGGGGTGTCTGAAACTGCTGGCGGCGGGACTTGGGTTCAGTGTGCTTGTATTCGGAATAGAATGCGTGGTAGGACGAGTGAAAAGCGGAAGGCGTTCGAAGAAAAGTCACTGA
- the LOC129765101 gene encoding uncharacterized protein LOC129765101, whose product MTAETVINPDNSSIKITQEHLVSFCESLRSTYRQIKALITTERANVDKTLAKAHRYELLQKALPETTPYSSAQVDHIRIECLHEINNRLIATGELVTELVKGYHKVLRNYQGLERVCNRIDDLQGSDLIAGNERRKPLEWYLRVGFRIVHNLNDLVIRFKLTFKAIDIQEVNSIQRFKDCLKIPDEIDMYLQEFLMYAVFI is encoded by the exons ATGACTGCAGAAACCGTGATTAACCCCGACAATTCTTCCATCAAGATTACCCAGGAGCACCTAGTGTCTTTCTGTGAGTCACTCCGTAGCACCTATCGTCAAATCAAGGCTTTAATCACCACGGAACGGGCAAACGTGGATAAAACACTGGCAAAAGCACACCGCTATGAACTGCTGCAGAAAGCACTCCCCGAAACAACGCCTTACTCCAGCGCCCAAGTGGACCACATCCGGATAGAGTGTTTGCATGAGATTAACAACCGATTGATTGCAACCGGGGAACTTGT aacGGAGCTAGTCAAAGGATATCATAAAGTTTTACGGAATTATCAGGGTCTGGAGAGAGTTTGTAACCGTATCGACGATCTGCAGGGGAGCGATTTAATAGCCGGGAACGAAAGACGGAAACCATTGGAATGGTATCTGCGTGTAGGCTTTCGGATCGTGCACAATCTGAATGATTTGGTGATTCGATTCAAACTAACATTCAAAGCCATTGACATCCAGGAGGTTAACTCCATTCAACGATTTAAAGATTGCCTCAAAATACCCGACGAGATTGATATGTACTTGCAGGAGTTTCTCATGTATGCTGTTTTCATTTAA
- the LOC129765074 gene encoding NADPH--cytochrome P450 reductase isoform X2 has protein sequence MIACNRKFTMRLAAPSARQQNVKNCCGGSGGFSVASRTGVLSVNDGGSNQSTRWQLFRWLLNIRQDPKISGRFRRKGKLIEVFGLGNKTYEHYNKVGIYVDKRLEELGATRVYELGLGDDDANIEDDFITWKDKFWPAVCDFFGIESTGDEVLMRQYRLLEQPETTSERIYTGEVARLHSLQTQRPPFDAKNPFLAPIKINRELHKAGDRSCMHVEFDIEGSKMRYEAGDHLAMYPVNDTDLVVRLGKLCNADLDTIFSLINTDTDSSKKHPFPCPTTYRTALTHYLEITALPRTHILKELAEYCSDEKDKEFLRFMSSTAPEGKAKCQEWIQDSCRNIVHVLEDVPSCRPPIDHLCELLPRLQPRYYSISSSSKLHPTTVHVTAVLVKYETKTGRVNKGVATTFLAQKHPINGEALPRVPIFIRKSQFRLPARTETPVIMVGPGTGLAPFRGFIQERDFNKQEGKEIGQTILYFGCRKRAEDYIYEEELEDYVKRGVVSLRVAFSRDQPQKVYVTHLLEEDTDLLWDVIGEKKGHFYICGDAKNMATDVRNILLKVLKTKGNMSESEAQQYIKKMEAQKRYSADVWS, from the exons ATGATAGCGTGCAACAGAAAGTTTACCATGCGCCTCGCGGCACCTTCCGCGAGGCAGCAAAATGTTAAGAATTGTTGTGGTGGTAGCGGAGGCTTCTCGGTCGCTTCCCGAACGGGAGTTTTATCGGTGAACGACGGTGGATCGAACCAGTCCACGCGGTGGCAGTTGTTCCGCTGGTTGTTGAACATCCGGCAGGATCCAAAAATCAGCGGACGTTTCCGTCGGAAAGGGAAGCTTATTGAG GTATTTGGACTGGGTAATAAAACGTACGAGCACTACAATAAGGTTGGAATCTATGTCGACAAACGCTTGGAAGAGTTGGGCGCCACCAGAGTCTACGAGCTGGGACTTGGAGACGATGATGCAAA CATTGAAGATGATTTTATCACTTGGAAGGACAAATTCTGGCCAGCGGTTTGTGATTTCTTCGGCATTGAGAGCACCGGAGACGAGGTGCTGATGCGTCAATATCGTTTGCTAGAGCAACCGGAAACAACTTCGGAGCGTATTTATACCGGTGAGGTAGCCCGTTTGCATTCCCTCCAGACCCAGCGTCCGCCGTTCGATGCAAAGAATCCATTCCTGGCACCGATCAAGATTAACCGCGAGCTGCACAAAGCCGGAGATCGGTCGTGCATGCATGTTGAGTTCGACATCGAGGGTTCGAAGATGCGTTACGAGGCTGGGGACCATTTGGCGATGTATCCGGTGAACGATACCGATTTGGTGGTGCGATTGGGAAAATTGTGTAACGCCGATCTGGACACAATTTTCTCGCTGATCAACACCGATACGGACAGCAGCAAGAAGCATCCATTCCCCTGTCCAACGACGTACCGAACTGCGTTGACGCACTATCTGGAAATTACTGCCCTGCCAAGAACCCACATTCTCAAAGAGTTGGCCGAATACTGCAGCGACGAGAAGGATAAGGAGTTTTTGCGCTTCATGTCTTCAACGGCGCCCGAGGGTAAGGCCAAATGCCAGGAATGGATTCAGGACAGCTGCCGAAACATTGTGCACGTGTTGGAGGATGTTCCATCCTGCCGTCCGCCAATCGATCACTTGTGCGAGTTGCTGCCCCGACTGCAGCCACGTTACTATTCGATATCTTCCTCGTCCAAACTGCATCCGACCACGGTTCACGTGACGGCTGTGTTGGTcaagtacgaaacgaaaactggCCGCGTCAACAAAGGTGTCGCAACAACATTCCTCGCCCAGAAACATCCCATCAACGGGGAAGCCCTGCCGCGGGTGCCGATCTTCATCCGGAAAAGCCAATTCCGATTGCCAGCGAGGACGGAGACGCCCGTCATCATGGTTGGTCCCGGAACGGGACTGGCTCCCTTCCGTGGATTCATTCAGGAGCGGGACTTCAACAAACAGGAGGGGAAGGAGATCGGACAAACGATTCTGTACTTCGGATGCCGGAAACGGGCCGAGGATTATATTTACGAAGAG gaaCTGGAAGATTACGTTAAACGCGGTGTGGTGAGCTTGCGGGTGGCTTTCTCCCGGGATCAGCCACAAAAAGTGTACGTCACGCATCTGCTGGAGGAAGACACGGACCTGCTTTGGGATGTGATAGGAGAGAAGAAGGGGCACTTCTACATCTGCGG tGACGCCAAGAATATGGCCACCGACGTGCGAAACATTCTGCTCAAGGTGCTGAAAACAAAGGGCAACATGAGCGAGAGTGAAGCCCAGCAGTACATCAAAAAGATGGAAGCCCAGAAGCGGTATTCGGCTGACGTGTGGAGCTAA